One genomic window of Pseudomonas sp. LFM046 includes the following:
- a CDS encoding YCF48-related protein has protein sequence MYISQRGPRIGRLAVAAALVVAMGAIGVAAADNAPPQRNLFEQPALQSNLAGRSLMLSVTQAGERLVAVGERGFILISEDHGNSWQQVESPVSVTLTRVRFASPADGWAVGHAGVVLHSSDGGRTWKRQLDGVAAAQLALAAAQAETGEDAEDRLAEAQRLVDDGPDKPFLNLHFFDAQRGLVVGAYGLAFATDDGGKSWKSISARLDNPSALHLYDVLELENALFICGEQGLMLRSTDGGASFQALETPASGTLFGMVAAGSNGLIAFGLRGKAYRTDDLGATWRPLPSHQSATLTAGTRLSSGELILADETGSLQLSRDDGRSFQVLPIPESGFLSGISELPDGQLAVSSTHGVIRIANQDLNRSTGREQ, from the coding sequence ATGTATATCTCCCAACGCGGGCCCCGGATCGGGCGCCTGGCGGTAGCGGCCGCGCTCGTTGTAGCCATGGGCGCGATCGGCGTGGCTGCAGCGGACAATGCTCCCCCGCAGCGCAACCTCTTCGAGCAGCCTGCTCTGCAGAGCAACCTGGCGGGCCGCTCCCTGATGCTCAGTGTGACCCAAGCGGGTGAGAGGCTGGTCGCTGTCGGTGAGCGCGGCTTCATCCTGATCTCAGAGGACCACGGTAACAGCTGGCAACAGGTGGAGTCGCCGGTTAGCGTCACGCTTACGCGTGTACGATTCGCGTCCCCCGCGGACGGTTGGGCCGTTGGGCACGCCGGCGTAGTCCTGCACAGCAGTGACGGTGGCCGCACCTGGAAACGGCAGTTGGACGGCGTGGCGGCGGCGCAGCTAGCGCTCGCGGCTGCACAGGCCGAGACGGGCGAAGATGCTGAGGATCGACTCGCCGAAGCACAGCGTCTCGTGGACGACGGGCCCGACAAGCCGTTCCTCAACCTGCACTTCTTCGACGCGCAGCGCGGCCTCGTGGTTGGCGCTTACGGCTTGGCCTTCGCTACCGATGACGGTGGCAAGAGCTGGAAGTCCATCAGTGCCCGCCTGGACAACCCATCGGCCCTGCACCTCTACGACGTTCTTGAACTCGAGAACGCGCTGTTCATCTGCGGCGAGCAAGGCCTGATGCTTCGCTCCACCGACGGCGGTGCGAGTTTCCAGGCACTGGAGACTCCCGCGAGTGGAACCCTGTTCGGCATGGTCGCGGCTGGCTCGAACGGCCTAATTGCCTTCGGTCTTCGCGGTAAGGCTTACCGCACCGATGACCTGGGGGCGACCTGGCGACCATTGCCCAGCCACCAATCGGCCACGCTCACTGCTGGTACCCGGCTGAGCAGTGGCGAACTGATCCTCGCTGACGAGACCGGCAGCCTTCAGCTGTCCCGCGATGACGGCAGGTCCTTCCAGGTGCTGCCCATCCCAGAGTCCGGCTTCCTCTCCGGCATAAGCGAGCTGCCCGATGGCCAACTGGCTGTCTCCAGCACCCATGGCGTTATCCGCATTGCCAATCAAGACCTGAATCGGAGCACCGGCCGTGAACAGTAA
- a CDS encoding NAD(P)-dependent alcohol dehydrogenase, with the protein MPTPVHGYAAHSSDADLVPWSFKRRDLRPDDVELDILFCGVCHSDIHHVRNDWGGETYPIVPGHEIVGTVTRIGPEVTRYKVGDTVGVGCLVDSCRHCSSCEHDLEQYCEHGSTLTYAGKDRHDGSPTYGGYSNKIVVSDRFVLRIPDGLDLAGAAPLLCAGITTYSPLRRWGAGPGKKVAVVGLGGLGHMALKLAKAMGADVTLFSRSPGKEEDARRLGADHIVISSSDEQMKAAASAFDLIIDTVPYAHDLNPYIATLAAQGSIVLVGYLGPLEDALNTAPMVFRGRSLGTSLIGGLAETQEMLDFCGRSGITSDIELIDMKDINNAYARMLKGDVKYRFVIDISTLGNN; encoded by the coding sequence ATGCCGACCCCGGTTCACGGCTACGCCGCCCACTCCTCCGATGCTGACCTGGTTCCATGGTCGTTCAAGCGCCGCGATTTGCGTCCAGATGATGTGGAATTGGACATTCTGTTCTGCGGCGTCTGTCATTCCGACATCCATCACGTTCGCAACGATTGGGGCGGTGAAACCTACCCGATCGTTCCCGGCCACGAAATCGTCGGCACCGTGACCCGTATCGGCCCGGAGGTGACCCGCTACAAGGTTGGCGATACCGTGGGTGTGGGCTGCTTGGTCGATTCTTGTCGTCACTGTTCATCGTGTGAGCACGATCTGGAGCAGTATTGCGAGCACGGAAGCACGCTGACCTACGCCGGTAAGGATCGTCACGATGGATCGCCGACTTATGGTGGCTACTCGAACAAGATTGTCGTCAGCGATAGATTTGTGTTGCGCATTCCGGATGGCCTTGATCTCGCCGGTGCTGCCCCGCTGCTCTGCGCTGGCATCACGACCTATTCGCCACTGCGGCGTTGGGGCGCAGGCCCCGGCAAAAAGGTCGCCGTTGTTGGCCTTGGCGGCCTGGGTCACATGGCCTTGAAACTCGCCAAGGCGATGGGCGCTGATGTCACGCTATTCAGCCGCTCCCCGGGCAAAGAAGAAGACGCGCGCCGGCTGGGTGCAGACCACATTGTCATCTCCAGTAGCGATGAGCAGATGAAAGCCGCAGCAAGTGCATTCGATCTGATTATCGACACCGTTCCCTACGCCCACGATCTGAATCCGTACATTGCAACGCTAGCTGCGCAAGGCTCGATCGTACTTGTCGGCTATCTCGGTCCGCTGGAGGACGCACTCAACACTGCTCCCATGGTGTTCCGTGGTCGTTCTCTCGGAACCTCTTTGATCGGCGGTTTGGCGGAGACTCAGGAGATGCTCGATTTCTGCGGGCGTTCTGGGATCACCTCGGACATCGAGTTGATCGACATGAAGGACATCAACAATGCATACGCCCGGATGCTCAAGGGCGATGTGAAGTACCGCTTCGTGATCGACATTTCCACGCTCGGAAATAACTGA
- a CDS encoding AraC family transcriptional regulator, whose protein sequence is MHPATYAEKDVLARLVARFVHHDGDFATAIPELTFYRRSKVSEPMPCIYGLGVTVAVQGRKRLILGDETIEYGAGESLLTTIDVPVVSRICEASAATPYLGLLLTLDPKLIAQISAEMEFPAGRKEESRRALSSFRIGAGLHDAICRLVLSLEEPQALRSQLAPLIQREICARLLVSEHGSKLRQIIAAGSPTQQIARAVSWVKQNFQKPIEIDFLASQANMSPSTFRLHFRAVCGMSPLQYIKQIRLQEARQMLWTQRVNAGEVAHRVGYESVSQFTREYKRLFGNPPLRDAKTLQEMPDKS, encoded by the coding sequence ATGCACCCTGCCACTTACGCAGAAAAAGATGTGTTGGCGCGCCTCGTAGCACGATTTGTTCATCACGATGGGGATTTTGCTACCGCGATTCCCGAGTTGACCTTCTACCGCCGTAGTAAGGTCAGCGAACCCATGCCTTGCATTTATGGACTTGGCGTGACGGTCGCTGTGCAGGGCAGAAAGCGGCTCATCCTAGGCGACGAGACCATCGAATATGGAGCTGGCGAGTCACTGTTGACCACCATTGATGTGCCGGTCGTCTCTCGAATCTGCGAGGCCAGCGCGGCAACCCCCTACTTGGGATTATTGCTGACGCTCGATCCAAAACTGATTGCACAGATCTCCGCTGAAATGGAATTTCCGGCAGGCAGAAAAGAGGAGTCTCGCCGAGCCTTGTCCAGCTTTCGGATCGGCGCAGGTCTGCACGACGCCATTTGCCGCTTGGTCTTATCCTTGGAGGAGCCGCAAGCGCTAAGGTCTCAGCTTGCGCCGCTGATTCAGCGGGAAATTTGTGCACGGCTGCTGGTCAGCGAACACGGATCGAAGCTTCGCCAAATCATTGCCGCAGGCTCCCCCACGCAGCAGATTGCACGTGCGGTCTCCTGGGTGAAGCAAAACTTTCAAAAACCCATTGAGATAGATTTCTTGGCCTCCCAGGCCAACATGAGCCCATCAACATTCAGGCTACATTTTCGTGCGGTCTGCGGCATGAGTCCGCTTCAGTACATCAAGCAAATCCGGCTGCAAGAAGCCCGTCAAATGCTGTGGACTCAGCGGGTCAATGCGGGGGAAGTCGCTCATCGGGTTGGCTACGAAAGCGTCTCGCAATTCACGCGCGAGTACAAACGGCTCTTTGGCAATCCTCCGCTGCGGGATGCGAAAACGCTTCAAGAGATGCCGGATAAGAGCTAA
- a CDS encoding BPSL0761 family protein: protein MTLPYERTRAILQTRRFLEELELDTYQSEEMRSTATQLLRHFPSRGEVLLHGRIEESLSDRYGHDPFIVGRTRPSKRGEGRELAWRVKNLTFLPDRSKTHAENKASRLVKFLRTFFRIEKVLSKRK, encoded by the coding sequence ATGACCCTACCGTATGAACGGACGCGCGCTATTTTGCAGACGCGTCGGTTCCTTGAGGAGCTTGAACTCGATACCTACCAGAGCGAAGAAATGCGTAGCACTGCAACTCAACTGCTCCGGCATTTCCCTAGCAGGGGAGAGGTACTACTACACGGTAGAATCGAAGAGTCCTTGAGTGATCGATATGGCCACGATCCCTTCATAGTTGGGCGCACACGTCCTAGTAAGCGAGGGGAGGGGAGAGAGCTCGCTTGGAGGGTCAAAAATTTAACTTTCCTGCCTGATCGGTCGAAGACACATGCAGAGAATAAAGCGTCAAGGCTTGTCAAATTCCTTCGAACATTTTTCCGTATTGAGAAAGTTCTTTCAAAACGAAAGTGA
- a CDS encoding Dabb family protein — protein sequence MIRHIFIGPVFPGCTDERLSNVVDVLRTLPSIVPGIRKLSVEKTVAWCESKAIVLIAEFDSRADWERYMHEPGHLALGEKIKDAIDLPRMVVVQTGA from the coding sequence GTGATTCGGCATATCTTCATTGGCCCGGTCTTTCCGGGCTGTACTGACGAGCGACTGTCCAACGTCGTCGATGTCTTGCGCACGCTGCCCAGTATCGTACCGGGGATACGCAAGCTATCAGTGGAGAAAACCGTTGCCTGGTGTGAGAGCAAGGCGATTGTGCTGATCGCCGAATTCGATTCGCGGGCCGACTGGGAACGCTACATGCACGAACCGGGACATTTGGCATTAGGCGAGAAGATCAAGGACGCCATCGATCTTCCCAGGATGGTCGTTGTTCAAACGGGTGCCTAG
- a CDS encoding UvrD-helicase domain-containing protein, which translates to MPNHLTLAVAGGRKTQGLVDYCKALPTDRRVLIVTFTQTNQQELIHRLGSQVGDRHNLEVLGWYTFLLRHFAKPFLPLKFTGERVGGFNFEGRPGQYAKGRHRFMDGSNHLYACELGRLASELMAATPALLRRLACLYDEILIDEVQDLSGYDWEIVHELLQSRIDIRMVGDVRQAVLSTNPRGQKNKQYGYAGALEWFLEREADGLLNINYATTTYRCRTEIAKFSDTIFDKSWGFPDTTSENHVASEHDGVFLVHSKHVDQYVERYQPQCLRNAASSGKEFTLDFMNFKVSKGATFERVLIVPTAPIKAFIQKQGCLEATPAAAFYVAATRAKQSLAIIIDNPGSSKLPVWVP; encoded by the coding sequence ATGCCTAACCATCTGACTCTGGCTGTCGCTGGTGGTAGAAAAACTCAAGGATTGGTCGATTATTGCAAAGCGTTGCCTACCGATCGGCGAGTGCTCATCGTCACGTTCACTCAGACCAATCAGCAGGAGCTGATTCATCGCCTCGGTTCTCAGGTCGGTGATCGCCACAACCTGGAGGTCTTGGGCTGGTACACCTTCTTGCTGCGCCACTTCGCAAAGCCGTTCTTGCCGCTCAAATTCACAGGCGAGCGGGTAGGCGGCTTCAACTTCGAAGGCCGTCCTGGGCAGTACGCGAAAGGCAGGCACAGGTTTATGGACGGCAGCAATCATCTGTATGCCTGCGAGCTCGGCCGGCTCGCGAGTGAGCTGATGGCCGCGACGCCAGCATTACTACGCAGGCTGGCATGTCTTTACGACGAGATCCTGATCGACGAAGTCCAGGATCTCAGTGGCTATGACTGGGAGATCGTGCATGAGCTACTGCAGTCAAGAATCGACATTCGGATGGTGGGTGACGTACGCCAGGCGGTGCTCTCGACTAACCCGAGGGGGCAGAAAAACAAGCAGTACGGCTACGCAGGTGCACTCGAGTGGTTCCTAGAGCGCGAAGCGGATGGCCTGCTTAACATCAACTACGCGACCACAACCTACCGCTGCCGGACCGAGATCGCGAAGTTCTCGGACACTATTTTTGATAAGTCGTGGGGCTTCCCGGATACCACCTCAGAGAACCACGTGGCGTCTGAACACGATGGAGTGTTCTTGGTGCACTCAAAGCATGTCGACCAGTACGTAGAGCGGTACCAGCCCCAATGCCTGCGTAACGCCGCATCTTCGGGCAAAGAGTTCACTTTAGACTTCATGAATTTCAAGGTCTCGAAGGGAGCCACATTTGAGCGCGTGTTGATCGTGCCGACAGCGCCGATCAAAGCATTTATCCAGAAGCAGGGGTGTTTGGAGGCGACGCCCGCGGCAGCATTCTATGTCGCTGCGACGAGGGCAAAGCAAAGCTTGGCGATCATTATCGACAATCCAGGTAGCTCGAAACTGCCGGTATGGGTGCCATGA
- a CDS encoding DNA-binding protein has protein sequence MKRTVTQLLKKLTATDSGRPAAAPTLAEELTDLIGLLAERLRQDAEEAVAQEQEVLALERRNLQTRVHGAEGREQLLQARIENVTSELDAARQVLQLEHELRQQTETALARLEEIQLNQATLREEHERRIQALEGRNQTERDRLDHYLRSSLFLQSQDIRYQEGQVKDLQREIRQLREALSNKQDDLTRLNRDNERLVSEIYDLLAQQRLVEERSTSLEMMQAKLASAQTTQHEMELTNQRLVAEVQRLSNISRHLNCTSTGAGDASAQCHVQTQQDPES, from the coding sequence ATGAAGCGCACAGTCACGCAACTGCTTAAGAAACTGACCGCTACCGATAGCGGCCGCCCTGCAGCCGCTCCGACTCTGGCAGAAGAATTGACCGATTTGATTGGATTACTGGCGGAACGGCTGAGGCAAGACGCGGAGGAGGCTGTAGCTCAGGAGCAAGAAGTCTTGGCGCTTGAGCGCCGAAACCTTCAGACCCGGGTGCATGGCGCGGAAGGTAGGGAACAGCTGCTACAGGCCCGCATTGAAAACGTAACCTCGGAACTCGACGCGGCACGCCAGGTTTTGCAGTTAGAGCATGAGCTCAGGCAACAGACCGAGACAGCCTTGGCTCGTCTTGAGGAGATCCAACTCAATCAGGCAACACTCCGTGAGGAACATGAACGTCGGATCCAGGCGCTCGAAGGGAGGAATCAGACAGAGCGCGATAGGCTCGATCATTACCTCAGGTCCTCACTGTTCCTTCAAAGCCAGGATATTCGCTACCAGGAGGGCCAAGTAAAAGACCTGCAGCGCGAGATCAGGCAACTGCGGGAAGCACTGTCAAACAAGCAGGATGATCTCACGCGCCTCAACCGTGATAACGAACGCCTGGTCTCGGAAATATATGACTTGCTAGCACAGCAACGCTTGGTTGAGGAAAGGTCAACGTCTCTTGAAATGATGCAAGCTAAGCTTGCATCGGCTCAAACTACACAGCACGAAATGGAACTCACGAACCAACGTCTGGTTGCTGAGGTGCAGCGCCTGAGCAACATTTCGCGCCACTTGAATTGCACCAGCACAGGTGCTGGGGACGCGAGTGCGCAGTGCCACGTCCAAACCCAGCAGGATCCTGAAAGCTAA
- a CDS encoding MMPL family transporter, which produces MNSKVTHHQPDVESSLLPFDRQSGSLVERLLFNHRGLVVAVCLLLSCLFAYQATNLRLSAAFEKMIPVDHPYIQNYFQYRAQLGEGGNTLRIALKVNEGTIYTAEYLETLKKLNDELFLLGGVDRPYMKSLWTPATRWIGVTEDGFDGGPVIPDDYDGSPASLEQVRQNVERSGEIGRLVAANMRSSVILLPLQDASTNGAAPIDYHQLSSQLESLRQKYESDNVKISITGFAKVVGDLMDGLRLMQVFFAGTLVICALVLFWYTRCVRSTLLVLSCSLVAVVWLLGLLPTLGYDLDPYSILVPFLVFAIGLSHGAQKMNGIMQDIGRGADKLIAARFTFRRLFLTGAMALLADAVGFAVLMIINIPVIQDLAVTATLGVMVLVLTNLVLLPVLLSYTGVNKTAARREAEAERLALNDPEHSRHPLWAFLDRFTQLKWATIALAIAGVLGLVGFLISLQVKVGDLNPGAPELRADSRYNLDNGFMISNYAASSDKYVVMVKTPQYYCANYDTLVTVDALEARLQQLPGVVSTTSLAALSKQAAAGMNEGSLTWYEIPRNQGLLNAIITRAPRELFNQNCDLLTVNVFLADHKADTLNRVVATVEQFAAEHNTETLQFMSAAGNAGIEAATNIVVKKANLQMLLMVYAAVIALCFVTFRSWRAVVCTVLPLMLTSVLCEALMVGLDIGLKVATLPVIALGVGIGVDYSLYILSITLANLRQGMALSQAYYLALLSTGKVVILTGVTLGIAVATWALSPIKFQADMGILLAFMFIWNMLGALILTPALARFLLFPRSQAEQSGCTRSAT; this is translated from the coding sequence GTGAACAGTAAAGTGACCCATCACCAGCCGGACGTCGAAAGCTCCCTGCTACCGTTCGACCGGCAGTCCGGCAGCCTGGTCGAACGCCTCCTCTTCAACCATCGTGGTTTGGTCGTGGCGGTCTGCCTGCTGCTCAGTTGCCTGTTTGCCTACCAGGCAACCAACCTGCGCCTGAGTGCGGCGTTTGAGAAGATGATCCCGGTGGATCACCCCTACATCCAGAACTACTTCCAGTACCGCGCCCAGCTCGGTGAAGGCGGCAATACCCTGCGTATTGCGCTCAAGGTAAACGAGGGCACCATCTACACCGCGGAGTACCTGGAAACCCTCAAGAAGCTCAACGACGAGTTGTTCCTGCTGGGCGGCGTCGATCGCCCTTACATGAAGTCGTTGTGGACCCCAGCTACGCGCTGGATCGGGGTCACCGAAGACGGCTTCGACGGTGGTCCGGTGATTCCCGACGATTACGACGGTTCTCCGGCAAGCCTTGAGCAGGTGCGCCAGAACGTCGAGCGCTCCGGTGAGATTGGGCGTCTGGTGGCGGCGAACATGCGCTCCAGTGTGATCCTCCTGCCCCTGCAGGATGCCAGCACCAATGGCGCAGCCCCCATCGACTACCACCAGTTGTCCAGCCAACTGGAATCGCTGCGCCAGAAGTACGAAAGCGACAATGTGAAGATCTCCATCACCGGCTTCGCCAAGGTGGTGGGCGACTTGATGGATGGCCTGCGACTGATGCAGGTGTTTTTTGCCGGGACCCTGGTGATTTGCGCCCTGGTGCTGTTCTGGTACACCCGTTGCGTACGGAGCACCCTGCTGGTTCTGAGCTGCTCCCTGGTGGCGGTGGTCTGGTTGCTTGGCTTGCTTCCCACCCTGGGCTATGACCTGGACCCCTACTCGATCCTCGTCCCCTTCCTTGTGTTCGCCATCGGCCTCAGCCACGGCGCGCAGAAGATGAACGGGATCATGCAGGACATCGGGCGTGGTGCGGACAAGCTAATAGCCGCACGCTTCACCTTCCGCCGCCTATTCCTCACCGGCGCCATGGCCTTGCTAGCGGATGCGGTGGGCTTCGCCGTGCTGATGATCATCAACATCCCGGTGATTCAGGACCTCGCGGTCACCGCAACCCTGGGCGTCATGGTCCTCGTCCTGACCAACCTAGTGTTGCTGCCCGTGCTGCTGTCCTACACCGGGGTCAACAAGACCGCCGCCCGGCGCGAAGCCGAAGCAGAGCGCCTGGCTCTGAACGATCCGGAGCACAGCCGGCATCCGCTCTGGGCTTTCCTCGACCGTTTCACTCAGCTGAAGTGGGCAACTATTGCCCTCGCAATCGCTGGCGTTCTGGGTCTGGTCGGCTTCCTGATCAGCCTGCAGGTCAAAGTCGGGGACCTCAATCCGGGAGCCCCCGAGCTGCGAGCCGACTCCCGCTACAACCTCGACAATGGCTTCATGATCAGCAACTACGCGGCCAGCAGTGACAAGTACGTGGTCATGGTCAAGACCCCACAGTACTACTGTGCCAACTACGACACCCTGGTCACTGTCGACGCCCTGGAGGCACGGCTGCAACAACTGCCCGGCGTGGTGTCCACCACTTCCCTGGCGGCGCTGAGCAAGCAGGCGGCGGCAGGCATGAACGAAGGTAGCCTGACCTGGTACGAGATCCCACGTAACCAGGGATTGCTCAACGCCATCATCACCCGTGCGCCCCGGGAGCTGTTCAACCAGAACTGCGACTTGCTGACCGTCAACGTGTTCCTTGCCGACCACAAAGCAGACACCCTCAACCGCGTGGTCGCCACCGTGGAACAGTTCGCAGCTGAGCACAATACGGAGACGCTTCAATTCATGTCCGCCGCCGGCAATGCCGGGATTGAGGCAGCGACCAATATCGTGGTGAAGAAAGCCAACCTGCAGATGCTGCTGATGGTCTACGCGGCGGTGATCGCCCTGTGTTTTGTCACCTTCCGGTCGTGGCGCGCCGTGGTCTGCACCGTGCTGCCGCTGATGCTGACCTCGGTGCTTTGCGAGGCGCTCATGGTCGGTCTGGATATTGGACTGAAGGTTGCGACGCTGCCGGTGATCGCCCTAGGTGTGGGCATCGGCGTGGACTACTCGCTGTATATCCTCAGTATCACCCTAGCCAACCTACGCCAGGGCATGGCCCTGTCCCAAGCCTACTACTTGGCGCTGCTCTCCACCGGCAAGGTGGTGATCCTCACCGGCGTCACCTTGGGCATTGCTGTGGCTACCTGGGCGCTCTCTCCGATCAAGTTCCAAGCAGACATGGGCATCCTGCTGGCCTTCATGTTCATTTGGAACATGCTTGGCGCCCTTATCCTCACCCCGGCCCTGGCCAGGTTCCTGTTGTTTCCACGGAGCCAGGCTGAACAGAGCGGTTGCACGCGCTCCGCAACTTAG
- a CDS encoding competence protein CoiA family protein, translating into MPVRCLNQDGQSIHAFGLDAAQREELRAENTRDHQLRTPCCGNGAVLKTSKLGTLFFAHQRRGPCMTKPESEEHITIKSLVRMALSRAGWGVATKVRGQTPDGQEWIADVMATCATSRFVAEVQWSTQTDVERHARQKRYRASGIKALWLFSQEHFPNSASVPGVRVGRTEDGKFVAYIRHYELHHYEEVHFEVRSNPVSNRVSVSC; encoded by the coding sequence ATGCCAGTTCGTTGCCTCAATCAGGATGGACAGAGCATCCATGCATTCGGGCTCGACGCTGCTCAACGGGAAGAGCTCAGGGCAGAAAACACCCGTGATCACCAACTACGCACGCCCTGCTGCGGTAACGGCGCCGTCCTGAAGACCTCCAAGCTCGGCACGCTGTTCTTCGCACATCAGCGACGGGGCCCATGCATGACGAAACCTGAAAGTGAGGAGCACATCACCATCAAGTCCCTGGTGCGTATGGCGCTTTCCAGGGCGGGGTGGGGCGTGGCCACCAAAGTTCGGGGGCAAACGCCGGACGGGCAGGAATGGATCGCCGATGTGATGGCCACATGCGCAACGTCACGCTTCGTCGCCGAAGTGCAGTGGTCAACCCAGACCGATGTCGAAAGGCATGCCCGACAAAAACGGTACCGCGCGTCCGGTATCAAGGCGCTGTGGCTGTTTAGCCAAGAACACTTCCCCAACAGTGCATCCGTCCCTGGTGTACGTGTCGGGCGCACGGAGGATGGCAAGTTCGTGGCCTATATCCGTCACTACGAACTCCATCACTACGAGGAAGTACATTTCGAGGTTCGTAGTAACCCCGTCTCGAACCGCGTTTCCGTCAGTTGCTGA
- a CDS encoding TOPRIM nucleotidyl transferase/hydrolase domain-containing protein yields the protein MNADVPTNACPGVFLSIFPSEEYQDELDEWLKHPSSLLPVEYYTYEWRSFADNELTRRPRALSVATIDSRTVKSAAGVDYHLRQILNDHLESSEKAQISLDYRTIKASMTDGALASVNKRLSNIGAALQQEPMALAMDQTSRTSWESVVTPHVDGLPFAMAGQGQQAAIKISLAMKRHSSKARIVMIEEPENHLSHTSLTTLLDRIEALKTEEQQLFVSTHSTYVLNRLGLDALLLLHRNSASKITELDPTTVSYFQRLPGYDTLRLVLAKKVVLVEGPSDEIIFERVYKDCFGQRPMGHGIDVISMRGLALARCLELCAAINKPVAVMRDNDGVEPGELSKPVEKWLDEKRRALFIGDVADGRTLEPQLITANGEPHLRKMLGITAAAQLETWMAREKTEGAIRLAESAEQLSPPAYMKAAAEFIHDA from the coding sequence GTGAATGCCGACGTCCCAACCAACGCCTGTCCCGGCGTCTTTCTCTCGATCTTCCCCAGCGAGGAGTACCAAGACGAACTAGATGAGTGGCTCAAACATCCATCCTCGCTGCTCCCCGTCGAGTATTACACCTACGAATGGCGATCGTTCGCCGACAATGAACTCACTCGGCGGCCCCGGGCTCTCTCGGTGGCCACCATAGACTCCCGGACGGTTAAATCAGCCGCCGGCGTTGACTATCACCTTCGCCAGATCCTAAACGACCACTTGGAGTCATCCGAGAAAGCACAGATCTCTCTGGATTACCGCACCATCAAAGCATCCATGACTGATGGCGCGCTGGCGTCGGTGAATAAGCGACTCTCCAATATTGGCGCCGCGTTGCAGCAAGAGCCAATGGCCCTAGCGATGGATCAGACATCTCGAACGTCCTGGGAAAGCGTGGTCACTCCACATGTCGACGGTCTCCCATTTGCAATGGCTGGCCAAGGCCAACAGGCTGCTATCAAGATTTCACTCGCGATGAAGCGTCACTCCTCGAAGGCGAGGATCGTGATGATCGAAGAGCCGGAGAACCACCTCTCGCATACCAGCCTGACGACCTTGCTGGATCGTATCGAAGCCCTTAAGACGGAAGAACAACAACTCTTCGTTTCAACTCACAGCACTTACGTACTGAACCGCCTTGGCCTAGACGCTTTGCTCCTACTACATCGCAATAGCGCCTCTAAAATCACGGAGCTTGATCCAACCACGGTGAGCTATTTCCAGAGGCTACCGGGCTACGACACTTTGCGTCTGGTGCTTGCCAAGAAAGTCGTTCTGGTTGAAGGCCCATCAGACGAAATCATCTTCGAACGCGTCTACAAGGATTGCTTCGGTCAACGCCCAATGGGCCACGGTATAGATGTCATCAGTATGCGAGGGCTGGCTCTGGCTCGATGCCTTGAGCTTTGTGCTGCGATCAATAAGCCTGTAGCTGTAATGCGCGACAACGACGGCGTTGAGCCTGGCGAGCTATCTAAACCAGTTGAAAAATGGCTGGATGAGAAACGTCGAGCGCTGTTCATCGGCGACGTCGCCGATGGCCGAACGCTTGAGCCGCAACTCATAACCGCAAATGGCGAGCCTCATTTGCGAAAGATGCTCGGCATCACTGCAGCAGCACAGCTGGAAACGTGGATGGCTCGTGAAAAAACGGAAGGGGCAATTCGGCTCGCTGAATCAGCCGAGCAACTCAGCCCTCCTGCCTATATGAAGGCAGCAGCGGAGTTCATCCACGATGCCTAA